CGTGTCACTGCCCAATGCGGGCCTGGTGCGCGACGCGCTGAGGAAGCTCGAATTGCTGATCGTGTCGGAGAATGTGCTGGTCAACGACACGGTCATGACCGGCGCGCACATTCTGCTGCCGGCTGCGGCCTGGGGTGAGAAGAGCGGGACGGTAACAAATTCGGAACGGCGGATTTCGCGCCAGCGGGCTTTCCTGCCATTGCCTGGTGAAGCAAAGCCGGATTGGTGGATCATAGCGCAAGCTGCGAAGCGGCTCGGATATGGCAAGGCATTCAATTATGAAACCGCAGCCGATATCTTCCGCGAGCATGCGGCCTTGTCGGCTTACGAGAATGACGGCAGCCGCGATTTCGATATCGGCGCTTACGCAGATATCGACAGTGCGGACTTTGATACGATGACACCATTCCAATGGCCGCGCGCTGCAGGGCGCGCGCCCGGTGAAACGCGTTTTTTCGCTAGTGGCGATTTTTTCACAGCGGATGGCAAGGCACGCTTCGTTGCACCGGAAACGCCCGCTCTGCATTTTGCAGCCGATGCGGAGTTTTCCTTCACGCTCAATACCGGTCGCGTGCGTGATCAATGGCACACCATGACGCGGACGGGCCTCAGCCCGCGGCTGGCGTCGCATCTGCCTGAGCCATTCGTGGAGGTTCACCCGGACGATGCACGGGAGCATCACCTTGTCGATCACGGTTTTGCCCGCGTCACCACACGCTATGGCTCGTGTGTTCTGAAGGTTCATGTTACGGACAACCAGCGGCGTGGCTCGCTGTTCGCCCCCATCCACTGGCATGGTACCAACGCATCGTCGGCGTGCATTGGCGAGCTCGTCAATCCCGCGACCGATCCATTATCCGGTCAGCCTGAATCCAAGGCCACCCCGGCCAGCATCCAACGGGTGGATTACCGGTTTGCAGGATTTGTCCTGAGCAGGCGTGACCTTACGTTGCCGGAAGGCACGTGGTGGGTGAAAGCGGCCGCCGATGGCGGGGAGGGGATTCTTCTTGCTTCGAACGAAGGCATCCGTTTTTGGGAGGAATGGATGCATTCCATCACGTCTGATGCAACCGTATCGTCTGATTTCTTGGACGAGCCGCGTGGTATCTATCGCGCGGCTATCTTCAAGGATGGCAAGCTCGATTTTTGCTTGTTCGTCGGTCCCGCCTCGCAGCGCCCGGAATGGAATGCGGCCAAGGCCGTGCTCGCGGCCGGTACGCTCGAAGAACAACAGCGGCGCGCATTGTTATCAGGCCAGTCGGCCGATGGCATGGCCGATCACGGACCGATCGTCTGCGCCTGCTTCGGCGTCGGCCTGAAACTCATCCGCAATGCAATTGCAACCGGTGAGGCGACGGACGTCGCGAGTGTCGGCAAAGCCTTGCGCGCCGGAACCAATTGCGGTTCCTGCCAGCCGGAACTGAAAAGGATCATCGCTCATGAGCAGCATGAACGCGCCGCGCACGCCGTCTGAGATCACGCCGGCGCGTATGGCGCCACTGGCACGATTGCCGGTGTTCTTTTCGCTGGCGGAAAAGCGCGTCGTTGTGGCAGGCGGCAGTGCCGCGGCTGCCTGGAAAGTCGAGTTGCTCGCAGCCGCCGGTGCGCGCGTCGATGTTTTTGCGGAAGATGTTTGCGAAGAGTTGCTGACATTGGCCGATCAGCCACCGGCTGGCACAGTCAATATCTACCGCAGCCGGTGGCACGACGCGGCTTTGCATGGCTACACGCTTGCGATCGGCGCTTTCGACGACAACACGGAAGCGACACACTTTCACGACGCGGCACGGCTGGCTGGCGTGCCCTGCAACGTGATTGACAAGCCGGACTTTTGCGACTTCTCTTTCGGCGCCATCGTCAACCGCTCTCCGATGGTGGTCGCGATCTCGACCGATGGTGCAGCCCCGGTATTCGCGCAGGCGATCCGCAGCCGCATCGAGGCGATGTTGCCGGCAGGCTTTGCGCGTTGGGCACAAGCGGCACGAAGCTGGCGCGACGCCGTGAAGCAATCAGGTTTGCCGTTCAACGGACGTCGGCTGTTCTGGCAGAACTTCACGCGCGCGGCTCTGCAAAATCCCAACGGCGTCCCGGCGGACGACAACTTCCGGACGTTGCTGCAAGAGACGAAGCAGGAAGCGCCATCCGCCGAACGGGGCTCGGTGACGCTTGTTGGCGCCGGGCCAGGCGATCCGGAATTGCTGACATTGCGTGCGGTACGCGCGCTGCAATCCGCCGACGTCATCCTATTCGACGATCTCGTGGCGAAAGAGGTGCTGGATTTTGCACGCCGGGAAGCAAGACGGATGCTGGTTGGTAAGAGAGGGCATGGCCCGTCCTGCAAACAGTCAGAGATCAACGCATTGATGGTCGGTCTCGCCAAATCGGGACGCCGCGTTGTGCGTCTGAAGGGCGGCGATCCGATGATCTTCGGGCGTGCGGGCGAAGAGATCGAGGCGTGCCGTGCAGCCGGCATCTCAATCGAAATCGTGCCGGGTATCACTGCGGCGCAGGGTGCGGCGAGCCGGCTTGGCATCTCCCTCACCCATCGCAAGGCAGCGCGGCGTGTTCAATATATCACGGGGCACGGCGAGGATGGCGCTCTGCCGTCGGATATCGATTGGCGTAGTATTGCCGATCCGACAGCGACCACGGTCATCTACATGCCGAAGAAGACGCTGCCGGCGTTGGTTGAAAGCGCAATCGCCGCCGGACTTGATCCTGCGACACCCGCGCTTGCTATCGCGCAGGTGACACGGCCGGATGAAACGATGATATCTGGCACGATCGCTGAGCTTGGCAAGGCACAGCTGCCGGCTGGCCCGACAATGGTGATGATCGGGAAAATGTGCGCGTCTTTCCAAAGCGATTATCGAAGGGACATGAAAACGGCGATGCAGACCAGTGCATCGCCGTAAGTTAAATCAAACGCGGCAGGTGTCTTCGGGGCTATTTCCCCGAACCTGTCGTTGCGCGGTTTTGATCTGAAACCTGGTAGCTGATGCGGCGGTTCTTGAACCGGCCTTCTTCGGTATCGTTGCTTGCAATCGGATCTGCGCTGCCATAGCCCTTGGCAACCAGCATGGCAGGATTTACGCCGGATTGTATCAGCGCATTTTTCACCGCGTCTGCACGATGCTGCGATAACTCCAGGTTCTTTGCCGGGTCACCGGTATTGTCGGTGTAGCCCGAGATCTGGATCACCGTCCCCGCTGGGAGCTGCTTGAACGGTCCTGCCGCCCGCTGCAAAAGGGCGCGCCCGGCCTCCGGAATTTCGGCGCTCGCGGTGGGGAAGTTGATGATCGAGTTGTTGAGGATGTTGAGCAGATCCTTCGTCTGGAACTGCGAGCCCAATCCGGCCAGCGCCGTCGTCACCTTGTTATTGGCATCGGAAATCAGGCCCATCAGCGGGTCGGTGGCCGCAAGGCTCATCCCGAGCGGCCCAAAGAGCGATTTCAGCGAATTCATGATGCGATCGCGCTCGGCATCATTCAGTCCGGCAAGATTGATGGTGCGGTCTTCAAACGAGGCCTGAATGCCGGGTGTTTTCATTTGTGCAAGAGCCGCCGGAAGATTGGCGAGCCACGGCGTCGGCGCCGCATTGGCATTCACTGCAATGTCGCCTTTGATCGCGTTGTCGCCGAATGTTTTCTTCAACGTATCGAGGATCGACTGGCGTGTTGCCTGATCCCGAACGGTGCCGGCGACTGTCACGACGCCGTTGTCGTTACGAAGGGTCAGGCGTGACGGTGTCGCGGCTGATGGGGCGGTGGCTGTCCCGCTGCCAGAGGTCGTTGCGGCAGGTTGAGGTGCCGGCGCGGTCGCGACTTGATCCGGTGCCCGATGGGAGAACAGATACCAGCCGAGGCCGGCGAGTGCGAGCAGACCGAGCAAAGGCGCAACCCATCGTCCGGACGATGCCGGTTGTCTGGCGGCGGCGGTGCCATAGGGCATTGCTTCGTCCAGGTCGTAAGCTGGCATTGACGGCGATGTTCGAATGAAGTCCGATACGGCACTCGGGATTCCGGAGCCGATAACGCCGTTGGGGGTCAGCTTACCGACTACTTTCGGGGTGAGATAGCCAAGAGCGGCAGCCGCTACGCCGCCGGGGATGCCGACTTTCCGTGCGATCATGTCGATGGTACTGCTACCCATGGCCTGTTCGACCTGCGAAGAGGTCAAGGGCGCAGCGTCGGCTTTTCCAAGCCACTTGTTGGCCTCATGCGAGAGGCCGGCGGTTTTAAACTTGTCGATGAAGCCACCGATCCCGCCCGGTGACGTCGTCATATATTTCAACAACTCACGCAGCAAAGTGCTCGCCTTGGCGCCATCGAGCCCAAACCGGCCGGCGACGTCGTCGATGATCGTGTCGAATTGCGACATAACATTCTCCTCTGCAGAACCCGTCGTCAGAATGGGAGTGACCGCGAAGAGGACGACGTGTCCTTCCGGGCCGGGTCTGCCGATCATGTCGCGTGGAGTGTAAAGCCAACTTTGCCCCTTCACTCGCAATCGTAATTTGATAAGCCTCGATATGGAGCGGATATCAGCGGCAATGTTTATGCAGTTGCAGGACAATAACGGTGCAAATGTTGTTAGAGATGATGCCAAAGGTGCCGCCCTTTGCAGATAGGCGGTGAAGCTGACGCGTCAGCGCGCCTGTTTCAGATGACGTGTCACCTTGGTGCGCAACTCTTGCTGCTGTTCCGGCGTCCACTTGCGAAAACCTTCGCCGGACTTGAAGCCGAGTTTTCCTTCGGCAACCAGTTGTTCAAGATAGGGGGAAGGACCGGGCCGGCTCTCGATGGCGGGCAATACTGTTTTGTGGATGGCGAGCGTCAGGTCGGTGCCGACAAGATCGGCATTTTCCAGCGGACCCAGTACTGCGAGCCGGCGGCCGAACGAGGCCTTGATCACAGTATCCACGGTTTCGGCATCGCAGATGCCATGTTCCACGAGGGCGACGGCCTCGCGCCACAGGGCATGCTGAAGCCGGTTGCCGACAAAGCCGGCGACATCCTTCTTCACGTGCACCGGTGTTTTGCCGATCGCCTTATGGAGAGCCATCGTCGTTTCAATGATCTTTGGCGATGTCCATTCCGTGCCGATAACTTCGACCAGCGGCACAAGATAGGGCGGGTTCCACCAGTGTGTGCCAAGTGCGCGCTGGCGATGCTGGAGCCCTTTCATGATCTCGGTGATCGGGATCACCGAGGTATTGCTGGCGAGGATGGTGTCCGGCCGCACATGCTTTTCGATTTCGGCGAACAGCGTCTGCTTCAGCGGCAGATCTTCCAGCACGGCTTCGACAACGTAGTCCGCATCACGCACGGCTTCAGCAAGATCGGCATTCGGGGTGATCCGATCTGTCGCCGCCGGATCGTCACCAAGATCGCGGAGGTTCGCGCTGACACGTTGCTTCACCGTATCCAGATTGGCGGTGAAGGAATCGGTGATCGCCACATCATGACCGGCAAGCGCAAACACCTGCGCGATGCCGTGACCCATCAATCCGGCGCCGATGACGGCAATGCGCGTCTTGTCTGCCATGGTCAGCCCGCCGTATAGCCGCCGTCGGCATAGAGGATATGGCCCGTATAGAAATCCGATGCGGCCGAAGCGAGGAAAAGCAGCGGACCCGCAAGATCGGAAGGCTCGCCCAACCGGCCTTTCGGCACGCGCGAGAGAAAGCCCTTGCGCACGTCTTTAGCCTTGTCGGTGTCCTCATACATCCACGCCGTCAACGCCGAGCGGAACACGGTCGGCGCGATGGCATTGACGGTGATGCCGGTATCACCCCATTCGCAGCCAAGCGCCTTGGTGATGCCATCCACCGCCGATTTCGATGCGCAATAGGCTGTGTACCCGGCCGGATGACCGAGCAAACCACGCGCCGACGACATCAGCACGATCTTGCCGGACGTCTTGCCGTCCTTGCCCTGGGCTAGCATCTGCTTGCCGGCCGCGCGCGCCATCAGCCAGGATTGCGTGACATTGGCGTCCATGACATCGAGAAAGCGCTCGGGTGCCATATCGACGATTTTGGAAACGTCATTTTTGCCGGAACCGACGACGAGAATGTCGAGACGGCCGAATGTGTCGACGGCGGCTTTGACGATCTTTTCGCAGTTGGCTTCCGAACTCGGCCGCAGCGCGATGCTCTCGACCTTTGCGCCCAGCGCTTCGCAGTCGGCAGCCGTCTTTTTTAATTCATCGGCTTTCCCTGCGGCGATCACGACATTGGCGCCGGCACCGGCGAGCACCTGTGCAGCCAAGGCACCGAAAGCGCCGGATGCGCCGGTAACGATTGCGGTCTTGCCGCGGACATCGAACAGGGAGAGGGGATTTTTGAGAAAGGTTTCTGACATGACGATGTTCCTCCATCGTCATGCCCGGCCTTGCGCCGGGCATCCACGTCTTTGTTCATATCAAGGCGTGGATGGCCGGGTCGAGCCCGGCCATGACGGAATATTTAGACGCGCGGCGGCAGCATTGCCACCACGATGGTACAGACCTCGTTGCTGCGATTGATGATCTCGCGGGTCTCGTTCGCGCCGATATAGCAACTGTCGTTCGCCTTCAGCACGTGTTCCTTGCCGTCGACGATCACCGTCAGTTCGCCCGAGATGACGAAATAGACCTTCTCAGGCGGCGATGCATCCGGACCCGCGCCACCGCCGGGCAGGAAATGCGACAGCCCGACGATCATCTCTTTCGATCCGCCGGCTTCGGCGCCGAACAGGCGCAATGACGAATAGCCGCGATGGTTCGGCGCCTCGTAAGGTTTCGCGTCGGAAAATCTGCGGACGATCATGCGAATGTCTCTCCGCTTTCGATGCGGTACGAACCCTTCGGATCAATCATCGCGACAAGACGGATAATGCAGCCGTCGCCGCGATCCCAGTTCCAGGGGAAGAACGCGAAAGTGCATCGGCGGCCGGTGACCTTGTCGAGATCGCCGCCGACATTCTCGATACCGAGAATACCGTTGTTGAAGAGAATGCGGTGCACCGGCTCCCATTCCGGGAAATCGTCCTTCCAGTCGCGACCGCCGGACCATTCCTTGTATTCTTCCGCGAGATGCGGATGCAGCGGGCCGTTGCGCTGCGGACCGATCGCCGTCGCGAGCGGATGGTCGTTAGCCTGGGTGTCGTGGCCGACCACTTTCACCTGCTTTTCGACGAACCATTCGCCGGCCGATTTCACGAAGCCGGGTGCGCGGCAGAAATAGTCTTCCGAGTCCTCGTATTGGTGATGCCAGCCGGTATTGACGATGACAACATCGCGCGGCCGCACGATCTTGCCGGCCGCTTTCTCCATGTCGTCATAGGTGATGGGTTCCCACTTCTTCTTCGGGATCGAGACTACGATGCCGGAGCCGAAGAAGTGCGGCAGCGGCACTTCATCGATGAACGGCGTGCCCTGAACCACATGCGCCGGCGCGTCGATATGCGTGGTGTTGTGCATCGATGTCGTGATGCGCTGCGACAGCACGCCGGACTTGGCCATATAATGAATGCGCTCAATCTTCACGTCTTCGAAGTAAGGCCAGTTCGGGGACTGGTAGCCGAAGCGATGTGACAGGTTGTAGAATTCCAACCCCATCGCGTTGTGCAGGTTTTCTTCGAACTCGATGCCGCGGATCTTCGCCATGCATCATCCTCCCTTTTTACAGTGTTCTATGTGTTGACGGTGGAAAAGCGGTCTTCCAGCACGCGCTTGGTGGCGAGCAGTCGAGCGCAGATATTTGCGCGTTCGCTCTCGAACCGTTGCGTCGGTACCGGCACTGAGATCGCAACATAATTTCCGAGCATGTCGCGCATCGCCACGCCTGCGGCGCAAATGCCAAGGGCGTGCTCCTCGCGATCGATGGCGTAGCCATCCCGGCGAGCGGCTCGAATATCGTCGAGCAATTGCGAAAGCTTGGTCAACGTGCTCGGCGTGCGTGCCTTATAGATTTTGCCGATCAGAGTCTCGATCTGTGCATCGTCCAGCTGGGCGAGATAGGCTTTGCCATTGGCCGTGCAGTAAAGCGGGAATGCTTCGCCAACGGCGGAGACGGTGCGCAGGCGCTGTGACCCGATCACCTGATCGATGAAGACGAGGTGATCACCCTTGATCGAGGCCAGATCGACCGTCTCGTGCAGTTCCTTCGAGAGTTCTACGAGGAATGGTTTGGCAATCGTGGCGAAATCGGTGCGCACCGAACCGGCAAGGCGCAGGATCGTCGGACCAAGCCGCACACGCCCGGCCGGCGAGGCCGCTACGACGAGTTTCTCGGTTTCCAGTGCTGCGACGATCCGCTGAACGGTTGAGCGGGCGAGGCCTACCTTGAGCGCAATCTCACCAAGGCTGAGGCCGGTCGTCGTATCCTCCAACGCCCGCATGATCGCTGCCGCACGCGCAATCACCTGCACCTGACTTTTTTCGATGGTGGCGGTTTGATCGGAGATGGGCTTGGCGGCGACAGTCATGATGTTTTTCCGATCCCGAACAGCCGACTGGCATTGTTATAGGCGATGTCTTCCAGGACCTTGGGATCGAGCGGCAGCTCATTCATGAAGGCGCCGGCCTCGACCGGATTTTCGAACGGATAATCGGCCGAATACATCACGTGCTCATGGCCAAGCGCCTTGATCGCGCAATCGATCGGTTCGAACGAGAACATGCCCGATGTCGTCACGACGATATTCTCGCGAATATAATCGGACGGCCGCCTCTTCAGCTTCACGCCATAGAGCTTCGCACGGCTGTCGAAGCGCCAGAGTTGATAGGGAAGGGTTTCGCCAAGATGGCCGAGCGCGAGTTTGGCCTTTGGAAAGCGATCGAACAATCCGCTGAAAACCAATCGCAGGGCATGCGAGCCGGTCTCGACCGTCCATTCCCACGTTGCACGTTTGAGGCCGCGATAGCCGTCCAGGACCGGCATCGGCGAGACGGGGTCGGCCGGATGCAGATAGATGACGGCACCCAAAGCTTCGGCGCGTTCCCAAAGCGGATAGACCGCCGGATCGTCGAGATACAGGCCATTGGTATGGCCATTGATCATGGCGCCGCAGAACTTGAAATCGCGCACGCAGCGCTCGAGTTCGTCGGCGGCCGCTTTTGCGTCTTGTACGGCGAGATGGGCGAAGCCGCGATAGCGGTCCGGTTGCTTGCTGATTTCTCCGGCGAGGAAGTCGTTGGCTGTGCGGGCCCGTTTTGTTGCGACGGCTACGTCGTGCTCAACCTGAACACCGGGACCGGCGAGCGACAAGATTGCTGTTTCGATGCCCGATGTTTCCATCGCGCCGAGACGCTGCTCGCCGAAATCCTTCAGCCGCGACAGCACCTGGCTATAGAGCGCGGGATCGACATCCTCGACCGTCTTCAGCCAGTAGTCCTCGAAGCCAGGTGCAAGGAAATGCTCTTCAAGCGCGATCTTTTTCATGCCGTTGACACGGATGGCGCCGGGAACGTGCCCGCAACCGCCATCAACCTCCCTCATTCTAACTGTACCGAATTGCGATACATCTGTATTGTTTTATGGTCATCTTATGCAGGAGGCCGCCTTTGTCAAATCGGGCTTTGGCGGCGGCATGGAAGTCGCGGTGGCAGCCAAAATGAAAATGCCCGCGCGAACGCGGGCATCATGGGCGGAAAGCGGAGGTCGAGAGACGTCAGATCACATCAGATCATATAATGGCCGCCATTGACGTGCGTCGCTTGCCCCGAGATGAAGCCGCCACCGGGAGAGGCGAGGAAGGCAACGGCTGCTGCAACCTCGTCAGGATCGCCGAAACGGCCGAGCGGAATTTCGGATTCGATCTTTTGCTTGGCCTGATGCGGATACTGGCTCCAGTCGCGCTCGGTATCGATGGCGCCGGGAACGACGGTGTTTGCGGTGATATTGTCCGGACCGAATTCGCGGCCGATGGCCTTGGCAAGACCGTGCATGCCGGCCTTGCAGGTAATGTTATGGGCGCGGTGCGTCACCTGCCCCCAGAAGCCATCGAAGCCGGAAATGAAGATGACGCGGCCCCATCTATTCTTCTGCATATGCGGGATGGCATTGCGGCTGAGATAGAAGGCAGAGCTGAGATTGGTGCGCAGCACATTGTCCCATTCGTCCGGCGTGATTTCGAGAAACGCCTGATAACGGCGGATACCGACATTCGACACAAGGATGTCGACCGAGCCGAAGGCATCGGCGCAGGCTTGTATGAGTTCTTGCGTTTCCTCAGGCTTTGATACATCGGCCATGACTCCGATCGCCTTGCCGCCGGCCGCGTTGATCTCTGCAACGACATTGTCGACGGCGTCCTTATTTGACGAGCCGTTGACGACAATCGCCGCACCCTTCCTGGCAAGAGCGTGCGCGATGGCGCGGCCAATATTGCGGCCCGATCCGGTGACGACCGCAGCGCGGCCTTTGAGGTCTTGCTCAGACACTTTGCAACTCCAATAGAGACGGCGCCTCACAGTGTGGGGCGCCGCAGTTGAGAAAGTCCTTCTTTCTATTCCGGTTTGAGGCCGATAGAAGGAATGACCTTTGTCCAGTGGGCGTATTCGGCTCTCATGGATTTTTCCAAATCCGCAGGCGAACCGCCGGCCGCCGTTGCGCCTTGAGTCTTCAGCTTGGCGGCGGATTCCGGTGTCTTGATCGCCTCTGCGATGATGCCATTGATCCGATCGACGATCGGCTTCGGCGTTCCGGCCGGTGCGAACACGCCGACCCATGTGTAGGTGACGACGCCCGGCACCGTTTCCGCGATGGTCGGTACACCTGGCAGATCGGGCGAGCGTTTCTCTTCGGCAAGGCCGAGCACGCGAATGGTGCCGCCCTGGACCTGCGGCAGCACCGCTGGCGTCGTTCCGAAGCTGATCGGGATGTGACCGGCGACGAGATCCTGAATGGCTGGACCGCCCCCGCGATAAGGCACGTGCACCATGTTGAGGCCAGTCTTCTGCTTCAGCAGTTCGCCGGCAATGTGATGCGCCGAACCGATGCCGGCGCTGCCGAAGCTCATCTTCTGATCGGGATGTTTCTTCGCGTAATCGATCAGCTCCTGCACGGTCGTGACCGGGAGTTTTGCATTCACTGCCAGCGTCATCACGACATCGGCGACCTTGATCACCGGCGTGAACGCCTTCATCGGATCGTATGGGAAGTTCTTCTGCATGAAGGAGTTCATTGTCACCGGCGCATTGACCGTGACCAGCAGCGTGTAACCATCCGGTGCCGAATGCGCGACCTGCGCGGCGCCCGTCGTGCCGCCGGCGCCGGGGCGGTTTTCAACGACGATCGTCTGGCCGAGTTTCTCGGCCAGCGGATCGCGGATCAGCCGTGCGATGAAGTCGGTCGATGCGCCGGGCGGGTAGGGCACGATGAGGGTGACCGGCCGTGTCGGCCAGTCCGGTGTCTGCGCTAAGGCCGCGCCTGTTGCCAACAGCAAGCCAGTCAACGCCACGCCGTAACGCGCGGCGCGATTGAAAAGCGTCATCGTTATTCCTCCCGATGTCCGCGGCTTTGCGCCACTGGACTTGATGCCGGCGTCTTGTCGCGCCGTTCGTTATTGTTAGAGGCATCTTATCAGTGCATCTTGCAGCATCAATCAAGGTGTTGGCTGATCAAACACCTTGATTGCGTGCCCAATGTCAGCGCCCTTTGAATTGCGGCTTGCGTTTCTCGTTGAAGGCCAGAACGCCTTCATGCCGATCTTCGGTCGAGATCATGCGCTCGTAGCATTGCACCTCGAAGGCAAGGCCGGTCGTGAGATCGGTTTGCGTTGAGACATTGATCGCCTTTTTGATCTGGCGGACTGAAATAGGCGCATTGTCGCAGATGGTGCGCGCGAGTGAGAGCACTTGCGGCATCAGTTCGGCCGCATCGCAGATCTCATTGACCATGCCCCATTCGTAGGCCTGCTCTGCGGTGAAGGGCAGCCCGCTCATGATGATCTGCTTGGCTCTGCGGACACCAACGGCACGCGGGAGATTCTGCGTCGCGCCGGCACCGGGCATGATGCCGCGCGTGACTTCCGGCAAGGCAAAGCGTGCATGCCGCGCGGCGTAGATGAAGTCGCAGCATAAGGCGAGTTCGCAGCCGCCGCCAAAGGCGACGCCGTTGACCGCCGCAATCACCGGCACCGAGCAATTGATGATCGAATAAGCCGCTTCCTCAATGATGGCGTGTTGCGCGCGCCAGGCATCGTCAGTCATGCCCTGACGTTCCTTCAGATCGCCGCCGGCGCTGAAGGCTTTCTCGCCGGATGCCGTGAGGATCACGCAACGCAGATCGCCCCGCGTGAAGGCAAGTTTGCCGAACACTTTCAGCAGGTCTTCCGAGGTCGCGGTGTTCAGCGCGTTATGCACCTCCGGCCGGTTGAACCGAACGACCATCAGGCCGGGTTCAGGCCGCTCGACCAGAAGATGCGCCAGCCCGTCACTGCTCATGCCGCATTCACCGCGCGTTTGTCAGAGGGAAACAATCCGAAATCCGCAACCGAATTCATGCGGTCGAGATTCAGGCATGCGTCGAACAATGTACGCGCGCCGCGCTCGCCAAGCGTCGGCTTGGTGCAGTCCGCGAACTTTTCCCACATTTTCTCGGTCTCGACGCCGCGCTGGAAATGACCGCGGGGCCGGGTGACCGCCTCGGTCGTCAGGACACTGCCATTGCCCAGCACCAGCGAGACGCGATCGAACGGCGAATGCGCGGGTTCGTGCTCGTCCTTTTCGGCGATCGTGCGGACCCGCACCTTGCCGATGAGATCCTGGACGTCGGGCCGGTTCACGAATTCATCGGTCAGTTCGGCATGGCCGCAGGCGCCGGCGACGATGGCGGACGCCATGGCGAATTCGCCGGAGATCTTGGCATCAAGCCCGTTGGTTGGGCGATGAATCCGCAGGATTTCCGCCTGTGTTTCGCCGATTTCCAGATCAATCGTCTCCACATCCTCCGGCTTAACCTGTGTTTTCGCGCGCATGTCGATGACGGCGTCGAGTGCGCGATGAATGGCGTAACAGACCGGATAGAGCTTGATATTGATGCCGCTGCGCAGGATCGCCCAGTCCTTGCCGAGTGCCGATGGGCTCTTGGTATCCACAAATCCCTTTGGCGAGATCGCGCGCATGAAGCCAAGATCGTCTTCAATCGCAGTGTCCGTCGAGGTCAGTCCCGCCTCAGCAAGGCGAGCGGCCAAGAGGCCCGACTGCGCCGCACGGCCGACCTGATAGGGTTTGGTCATCGAACCGAAATTGCCGACGATGCCGCCGGCGAGCGAGGCGGCGATGCCGATGGTGCGCGTCGCCATCTGCGCGTCATGCCCGCGCAGGGACGACACCGCGCCTGCGGCGGCGATGGTTCCGAACATGGCGGTCGGATGCCAGCCCTTGCGGTGATGCTGATCGGGATCGCGCCGCATCATCTCGGCCCAGAGTTCGTAGCCTGCCACATAGGCGGCGATCATCGCGCGGCCGTTGGCTCCCGTTTCAGCGGCCTCCGAAAGGATGGCGGGAACGAGGATCGCGCTGGGATGACCGGCAAGGCCGGTGTCGTCGTAATCGATCGCATGCGCGGCAACGCCGTAGATCAGCGCGCGTTCGGGTGCAGGCGCCTGTAATGCAGAAATCGGCGTGTTATCGCCATCATGCACGATGCCAAGCCCGCGCGCGGTTGTGCGTGTGACGGCCATTGGCCAGCCTGTAACCATCACTGCGATGCAGTCAGTGAAGCCGAGGCGTACCGTTTTCACCGCGTCGGGCGGCAGGGTTTCATAGCGAACCGAGGCGATGAAGCGC
The genomic region above belongs to Pseudorhodoplanes sinuspersici and contains:
- a CDS encoding MmgE/PrpD family protein, whose translation is MGLTVEMGRFIASVRYETLPPDAVKTVRLGFTDCIAVMVTGWPMAVTRTTARGLGIVHDGDNTPISALQAPAPERALIYGVAAHAIDYDDTGLAGHPSAILVPAILSEAAETGANGRAMIAAYVAGYELWAEMMRRDPDQHHRKGWHPTAMFGTIAAAGAVSSLRGHDAQMATRTIGIAASLAGGIVGNFGSMTKPYQVGRAAQSGLLAARLAEAGLTSTDTAIEDDLGFMRAISPKGFVDTKSPSALGKDWAILRSGINIKLYPVCYAIHRALDAVIDMRAKTQVKPEDVETIDLEIGETQAEILRIHRPTNGLDAKISGEFAMASAIVAGACGHAELTDEFVNRPDVQDLIGKVRVRTIAEKDEHEPAHSPFDRVSLVLGNGSVLTTEAVTRPRGHFQRGVETEKMWEKFADCTKPTLGERGARTLFDACLNLDRMNSVADFGLFPSDKRAVNAA
- a CDS encoding enoyl-CoA hydratase-related protein, yielding MSSDGLAHLLVERPEPGLMVVRFNRPEVHNALNTATSEDLLKVFGKLAFTRGDLRCVILTASGEKAFSAGGDLKERQGMTDDAWRAQHAIIEEAAYSIINCSVPVIAAVNGVAFGGGCELALCCDFIYAARHARFALPEVTRGIMPGAGATQNLPRAVGVRRAKQIIMSGLPFTAEQAYEWGMVNEICDAAELMPQVLSLARTICDNAPISVRQIKKAINVSTQTDLTTGLAFEVQCYERMISTEDRHEGVLAFNEKRKPQFKGR